The Geomonas ferrireducens genome includes a window with the following:
- a CDS encoding GSU3473 family protein — protein sequence MLIQVSYNDDRYDYVKDFMLEPLIKSGAITRFRRKSGWVRIGVDPVRAQRNTTYSGEERRAGTA from the coding sequence ATGCTCATTCAGGTGAGCTACAACGACGACAGGTACGACTACGTAAAAGACTTCATGCTGGAGCCCCTGATCAAGAGCGGCGCCATAACCCGGTTCCGGCGTAAATCCGGATGGGTCCGCATCGGTGTCGACCCCGTGCGCGCACAGCGCAACACGACGTACAGCGGCGAGGAAAGAAGGGCCGGCACCGCCTGA
- a CDS encoding YceI family protein, whose product MTRVAGFFTAAFLIMAPVFAIASTWNIDPEHTNVGFKVRHLMVSNVKGGFGKVAGVVNVDDKDITKSSTTVTIDTTSIDTGVAKRDAHLKSPDFLDVAKYPTMTFVSTGVMKGAGGTFKVAGNLTLHGVTKPVVLQVEGLSGEIRDPMGNIRRGASATATINRKDYGLVWNKMLEAGGVAVGDEVVINIEVEMVKAK is encoded by the coding sequence ATGACAAGGGTGGCGGGATTCTTTACCGCAGCGTTTCTCATCATGGCACCGGTATTTGCCATCGCGTCTACGTGGAACATCGATCCGGAACATACCAACGTCGGCTTCAAAGTGCGGCACCTGATGGTATCAAACGTCAAGGGGGGCTTCGGCAAGGTTGCAGGCGTGGTCAACGTTGACGACAAGGACATCACAAAGTCTTCAACCACGGTGACCATAGATACGACCTCGATCGATACCGGGGTTGCCAAAAGGGATGCCCACCTCAAAAGCCCTGATTTTCTCGATGTGGCGAAATATCCGACCATGACCTTCGTGTCCACCGGCGTCATGAAGGGAGCCGGCGGCACGTTCAAGGTCGCGGGAAACCTGACCCTGCATGGCGTCACCAAGCCGGTTGTGCTGCAGGTGGAAGGGCTCAGCGGTGAGATCAGGGACCCGATGGGCAACATCCGAAGAGGGGCCTCGGCAACGGCGACGATCAACAGGAAGGATTACGGGCTGGTCTGGAACAAGATGCTCGAGGCCGGTGGCGTTGCGGTAGGCGATGAGGTCGTCATCAACATCGAGGTGGAAATGGTCAAGGCGAAGTAG